A DNA window from Camelina sativa cultivar DH55 chromosome 17, Cs, whole genome shotgun sequence contains the following coding sequences:
- the LOC104759145 gene encoding E3 ubiquitin-protein ligase RNF13-like — METITEKIHKDPVTGIQTLVGSNHQAHPNFNFSIESTCHSHIRDILLDQLSYNRSSSTILASHIASAANNLGFGVNGFVITLFVTVTTKRVYVVPSESVLQVQRLLCEGRIDGDELKRLKMEAEPCSICLEHLLGSKTGVVPTRLPCLHVFHDRCITKWFSRKNTCPMCRRVLFE, encoded by the coding sequence ATGGAAACCATTACTGAAAAGATCCATAAAGATCCGGTCACCGGAATCCAAACCCTAGTCGGATCGAACCACCAGGCCCACCCCAACTTCAACTTTAGTATCGAAAGCACCTGTCATAGTCACATCCGTGATATCCTCCTCGATCAGCTATCGTATAATCGTTCGTCAAGCACAATCTTAGCCTCACACATCGCTTCTGCTGCAAACAACTTAGGTTTTGGCGTTAACGGCTTCGTTATAACCCTGTTCGTGACTGTAACGACGAAGCGTGTCTACGTTGTGCCGTCGGAGTCTGTGCTTCAGGTTCAGAGGCTGCTTTGTGAAGGAAGAATCGATGGAGATGAACTCAAGAGATTGAAGATGGAAGCAGAACCGTGTTCCATCTGTCTGGAGCATCTCTTGGGTTCCAAGACCGGTGTTGTTCCCACACGCCTGCCATGCTTGCATGTCTTCCACGACCGCTGTATCACGAAGTGGTTCTCCCGCAAAAATACTTGCCCCATGTGCCGGAGAGTTTTGTTTGAATGA
- the LOC104755235 gene encoding pentatricopeptide repeat-containing protein At1g10270-like, translating to MSLNHLLRRLSTTTTTTTRSPISISFLHQRIHHISNSPENETNTGNNQVSETNPNPNPNPILANDTSQFQIPQNHHISPIPYPPMRRNMTFSSAEEAAAERRRLKRRLRIEPPLHALRRDPSAPAPRRDPNAPRLPDSTSALVGARLNLHNRVQSLIRASDLDAASRLARQSVFSNTRPTVFTCNAIIAAMYRAKRYSESISLFQHFFKQSKIVPNVVSYNQIINAHCDEGHVDEALEVYRHIIAHAPFAPSSVTYRHLTKGLVQAGRIEDAASLLREMLSKGQAADSVVYSNLIKGYLDLGDLDKANEFFDELKSKCTVYDGIVNATFMEYWFEKGNDKEAIESYRSLLDKKFRMHPPTGNVLLEVFLKYGKKAEAWALFNEMLDNHTPPNILSVNSETISIMVNECFKMGEFDEAINTFKKVGSKPTSKPFVMDYVGYCNIVTRFCEQGMLTEAERFFSEGVSKGLPADAPSHRAMIDAYLKAERIDDAVKMLNRMVDVNLRVVADFGTRVFGELIKNGKLTESAEVLTKMGEREPKPDPSVYDVVVRGLCDGGALDQAKDIIGQMIGHNVGVTPVLREFVVEISEKAGRREEIEKILNSVARPVRNPGQSGNTAPSVSAVHGTTPAAPQQPRDRTPWTSQGAGNSNSGWANGGQTAGGTYKANLGQNPSWSNTSVNQQQQSWSNQTAGQQPPSWSSQTPGYQQQQSWSQHQGWSCPSGHQHPWANQTPGEQKPVANQTPGQQQQWGNQTPSQQQQWGHHNTGHQQSWANQQQPVANQNSGHQQSWPNQTPTQQQPWANQTTSQQQGWGNQTTVQQQWANQTPGQQSAWTGQQQWPNQTATHQQSQWSQSVDSHLPQQQESGSSHELQDRDEKKVAELGN from the exons ATGTCTCTCAATCACCTCCTCCGCCGTCTCTCCACCACCACGACCACCACTACTCGTAGCCCTATTTCGATCTCGTTTCTCCACCAACGAATCCACCACATCTCAAATTCCCCGGAAAATGAAACGAACACTGGTAACAATCAGGTTTCAGAGACgaacccaaacccaaaccctaATCCAATTTTAGCCAATGATACTTCTCAATTCCAGATTCCTCAGAATCATCATATCTCTCCGATTCCATATCCACCGATGCGGCGTAACATGACCTTCTCATCAGCCGAAGAAGCCGCAGCTGAACGCCGCCGTCTCAAACGTCGTCTACGAATTGAACCTCCACTTCACGCTCTACGAAGAGATCCTTCAGCTCCTGCCCCAAGACGTGATCCCAACGCGCCACGGCTTCCCGATTCGACCTCCGCACTCGTCGGGGCAAGGCTTAACCTTCACAACAGAGTCCAGTCACTGATTAGAGCATCGGATCTCGACGCTGCTTCACGCCTCGCTCGCCAGTCTGTGTTTTCCAATACGAGACCCACCGTGTTCACTTGTAACGCCATCATCGCCGCTATGTACCGAGCCAAGCGTTACAGTGAATCGATTTCTCTGTTTCAGCATTTCTTCAAGCAGTCTAAGATCGTTCCCAATGTAGTCTCTTACAATCAGATCATCAACGCTCATTGTGACGAAGGGCATGTGGATGAAGCTCTTGAAGTGTACCGCCACATAATAGCTCATGCTCCTTTTGCTCCGTCTTCAGTTACTTATAGACATTTGACTAAAGGTTTGGTTCAAGCTGGAAGGATTGAAGATGCTGCGAGTTTGTTAAGGGAGATGTTGAGTAAAGGTCAAGCTGCGGATTCGGTTGTGTACAGTAATCTCATTAAGGGGTATTTGGACCTTGGTGATTTGGATAAGGCTAATGAGTTCTTTGATGAGTTGAAGTCTAAGTGTACTGTTTATGATGGGATTGTGAATGCGACCTTTATGGAGTACTGGTTCGAGAAAGGAAATGATAAGGAAGCTATTGAGTCGTACAGGTCTTTGTTagataagaaatttagaatgCATCCGCCAACTGGTAATGTACTTTTGGAGGTTTTTCTTAAGTATGGTAAGAAGGCTGAAGCTTGGGCTTTGTTCAATGAGATGTTGGATAATCACACTCCTCCTAATATCCTTTCTGTGAATTCGGAGACGATTAGTATAATGGTCAATGAATGTTTCAAGATGGGAGAGTTTGACGAAGCTATTAATACGTTCAAGAAGGTCGGGAGTAAGCCCACCTCCAAACCGTTTGTGATGGATTATGTAGGTTACTGTAACATAGTAACGAGGTTCTGTGAACAAGGGATGTTAACAGAGGCTGAAAGGTTCTTTTCTGAAGGTGTATCCAAAGGTTTGCCTGCTGATGCTCCAAGCCATAGAGCAATGATTGATGCTTATCTCAAGGCAGAGAGAATCGATGATGCTGTCAAGATGTTGAACAGGATGGTTGATGTGAATCTAAGGGTGGTTGCTGATTTTGGTACGAGGGTCTTTGGCGAGCTGATTAAGAATGGTAAGCTTACGGAATCTGCTGAAGTTTTGACTAAGATGGGAGAGAGGGAACCGAAACCAGACCCTTCGGTTTATGATGTGGTGGTTAGAGGTCTTTGTGATGGTGGTGCACTTGACCAAGCCAAGGACATTATTGGTCAGATGATTGGACATAATGTTGGGGTTACTCCTGTGCTGCGGGAATTCGTCGTTGAGATTTCTGAGAAAGCAGGGCGTCGTGAGGAGATTGAGAAGATTTTAAATTCGGTTGCCCGGCCGGTGAGAAACCCAGGGCAATCTGGTAACACTGCACCTAGTGTATCAGCCGTGCATGGAACCACACCTGCAGCTCCTCAGCAGCCTAGAGACAGGACACCATGGACGAGCCAAGGGGCGGGGAATTCTAATTCAGGTTGGGCCAATGGTGGTCAAACAGCAGGAGGAACTTACAAGGCTAATCTTGGCCAGAATCCGTCTTGGTCTAACACTTCGGTTAACCAGCAGCAGCAATCATGGTCTAATCAGACTGCAGGGCAACAGCCACCATCATGGTCGAGTCAGACACCGGGATATCAACAGCAGCAATCTTGGTCTCAGCATCAGGGTTGGTCATGTCCTTCAGGTCATCAACATCCATGGGCTAATCAGACGCCTGGCGAGCAGAAACCAGTGGCTAATCAGACGCCTGGCCAGCAGCAACAGTGGGGTAATCAGACGCCTAGCCAGCAGCAACAGTGGGGTCATCACAACACTGGTCATCAGCAATCATGGGCTAACCAGCAGCAACCAGTGGCCAATCAGAATAGTGGTCATCAGCAATCATGGCCCAATCAAACTCCTACCCAGCAGCAACCATGGGCTAATCAGACAACCAGCCAGCAACAAGGGTGGGGTAATCAGACAACCGTTCAGCAGCAGTGGGCTAACCAGACACCTGGCCAGCAGTCAGCGTGGACAGGACAGCAACAGTGGCCTAATCAGACAGCTACCCATCAGCAGTCACAGTG GTCACAGTCTGTGGACAGTCATCTCCCTCAACAACAGGAGTCAGGGTCCTCCCATGAGTTGCAAGACAGAGATGAAAAGAAGGTAGCGGAGTTGGGGAACTAG
- the LOC104755237 gene encoding uncharacterized protein LOC104755237, with translation MARGGKEEGEKHIGLLKLAQTLSFLLIFMAGIIIGLAASSHIDRYFNSLPRMFSSSTHLQFSTTPDYSNCTVIHRDCNDENDDDGGVKAEKPKVRDCWSIDGFVRPENLSHGMSDDELFWRASMVPVKEEFPYDRVPKVAFLFLTRGPLPMLPLWEKFFKGNEKYLSVYVHTPPGYDMNVSRDSPFYDRQIPSQKVEWGSPLLTDAEKRVLANALLDFSNERFVLLSESCVPVYNFSTVYNYLINSAYSFVDSYDEPTRYGRGRYSRKMLPDIKLHHWRKGSQWFEVNRKIAIYIISDSKYYSLFKQFCRPACYPDEHYIPTFLNMFHGSMNANRSVTWVDWSIGGPHPATYAAANITEEFLQSIRKNETDCLYNDEPTSLCFLFARKFSPSALAPLMNLSSTVMGF, from the exons atggcgaGAGGAGGgaaagaggaaggagaaaagCATATAGGGTTACTAAAGCTGGCTCAAACGCTTTCgtttttgcttattttcatGGCCGGAATCATCATCGGCCTCGCCGCTAGCTCTCACATCGATCGCTACTTCAATTCTTTGCCAAGGATGTTCTCGTCATCAACCCATCTACAGTTTTCGACTACTCCTGATTACTCCAATTGCACAGTCATCCACCGTGATTGTAACGACGAGAACGACGACGACGGAGGAGTCAAGGCGGAGAAACCAAAGGTTCGAGATTGTTGGAGCATTGATGGGTTTGTTCGGCCTGAGAATCTTAGTCATGGGATGAGTGATGATGAGCTGTTCTGGAGAGCTTCGATGGTTCCGGTGAAGGAAGAGTTTCCGTACGATAGGGTTCCTAAAGTGGCCTTCTTGTTTCTTACCAGAGGGCCTTTGCCTATGCTTCCGTTGTGGGAGAAGTTTTTTAAAGGCAATGAGAAGTATTTATCTGTTTACGTTCACACGCCTCCTGGATATGACATGAATGTCTCTCGTGATTCTCCGTTTTACGACCGCCAGATCCCTAGCCAG AAAGTTGAATGGGGATCGCCACTATTGACAGACGCAGAGAAGCGTGTTCTAGCCAACGCATTGCTGGACTTCTCAAATGAGCGTTTTGTGCTTCTCTCAGAGAGTTGTGTCCCAGTCTACAACTTTTCAACTGTCTACAATTACCTAATAAACTCTGCTTATAGTTTTGTGGACTCTTATGACGAGCCAACACGTTATGGACGTGGCCGTTACAGCCGGAAGATGCTCCCAGATATCAAACTCCATCACTGGCGGAAAGGGTCTCAGTGGTTTGAAGTAAACCGTAAAATCGCCATCTACATCATCTCAGACTCGAAATACTACTCATTATTCAAACAGTTCTGCAGACCAGCTTGTTACCCGGACGAGCATTACATCCCAACTTTCTTGAACATGTTTCACGGTTCAATGAACGCTAATAGAAGCGTGACATGGGTTGATTGGTCCATAGGCGGTCCGCATCCAGCTACATATGCTGCAGCTAATATCACAGAAGAGTTTCTACAGTCAATAAGGAAGAACGAGACGGATTGTCTTTACAATGACGAGCCAACTTCGTTATGCTTCCTATTTGCTCGCAAGTTCTCTCCTTCTGCCTTAGCTCCTCTTATGAATCTGAGCTCTACTGTCATGGGATTttga
- the LOC104755239 gene encoding uncharacterized protein LOC104755239: MECNKDEAKRAMDIAERKITEKDYNGAKKFANKAQNLFPELDGLKHLLAAIDVYISGEKNIYGDADWYGILGVNPFANDDAVKKQYRKLVLMLHPDKTKCNGAEGAFDLLSQAWTQLSDPTKRLEYNIRRGKEAQRFSTTQSVIPPFQPTSNGTHNVREHVVPNARARSKPAARMDRSRVGSPPAFVPSMPNQSSTFWTKCGNCNTQYEYLRVYLNQTLLCPNCTHGFVAQEITPPSFVPKPPVNLSSNQQHRSSKNQASNKNSYGPPSSKREPAPSVNYNFQWDSLTRMAGSNSRNATNQAANVVQQAQLKRELGESRERDAARGFTNSDLRNFKKLKTDDNQMRGQLAGNQTGARNVGNGYTETPNTVGSRHTHVQGMLLPCDITKALMERGQTEIFKRLPKMISEMKAKVRETDGEKKSMKATSKMSGNANEVEKPVDETPHASDEEKDDEVKTIIVPDSDFHNFDLDRSESSFKDDQIWAAYDDDDGMPRFYARIHKVISLNPFKMKISWLNSKGTSEFGPIDWMGAGFAKTCGEFRSGRHEFTDTLNAFSHKVDFAKGARGFLHILPKKGQVWALYRNWSPEWDKNTPDEVKHKYEMVEVLDDYIEDKQSVTVTLLLKAEGFRAVFRRSTDGNDVREIQKEEMLRFSHQVPHYILTGKEADNAPEGCLELDPAATP, translated from the coding sequence ATGGAATGCAACAAGGATGAAGCGAAAAGGGCAATGGATATTGCTGAGAGGAAGATTACAGAGAAGGACTACAATGGGGCAAAAAAGTTCGCTAACAAGGCTCAAAACTTGTTTCCAGAGCTGGATGGTCTGAAACATTTATTGGCGGCTATCGATGTTTATATCTCTGGAGAGAAAAATATCTACGGAGATGCTGATTGGTATGGTATCCTTGGTGTGAATCCCTTTGCTAATGATGATGCAGTCAAAAAACAATACCGGAAATTAGTTCTTATGCTCCATCCGGATAAAACCAAGTGCAACGGCGCTGAAGGTGCGTTTGACCTGCTTTCACAAGCTTGGACTCAACTGTCTGACCCGACGAAGAGATTAGAATATAACATAAGGAGGGGCAAAGAAGCTCAACGATTCTCAACAACACAGAGCGTGATTCCACCATTCCAGCCAACTTCTAACGGGACTCATAATGTAAGGGAGCATGTAGTTCCGAATGCCAGGGCCAGATCTAAGCCCGCTGCCCGTATGGATAGATCCCGTGTGGGTTCGCCGCCTGCTTTTGTTCCTTCGATGCCCAACCAGAGTAGTACCTTTTGGACAAAGTGCGGCAACTGCAACACGCAGTATGAGTATCTAAGGGTTTATCTTAACCAGACCTTGCTCTGTCCCAACTGTACTCATGGTTTTGTTGCACAAGAGATAACTCCGCCTTCATTTGTTCCGAAGCCGCCAGTCAACCTCTCATCTAACCAACAGCACAGGAGTTCCAAAAATCAAGCgtcaaacaaaaattcatatGGTCCTCCTTCTTCTAAGAGAGAGCCTGCACCATCTGTTAACTATAATTTTCAGTGGGATTCTTTAACAAGAATGGCTGGTTCTAACAGCCGAAATGCTACAAATCAAGCTGCAAATGTAGTTCAGCAAGCACAACTGAAGAGAGAGCTTGGGGAGTCGCGAGAAAGGGATGCTGCTAGAGGATTCACGAACTCTGATCTGAGGAATTTCAAGAAGCTGAAGACAGACGATAACCAAATGCGAGGTCAATTGGCAGGTAATCAGACAGGTGCAAGGAATGTTGGCAATGGATATACTGAAACGCCCAACACCGTAGGCTCTCGACATACTCATGTACAAGGAATGTTGTTACCTTGTGATATAACCAAAGCTCTTATGGAAAGAGGCCAGACAGAAATTTTTAAGAGACTGCCGAAGATGATCTCTGAAATGAAAGCAAAGGTGAGGGAAACTGATGGGGAGAAGAAAAGTATGAAGGCAACGAGCAAGATGAGTGGCAATGCAAATGAGGTTGAAAAGCCAGTTGATGAAACTCCCCATGCTTCagatgaagagaaggatgaTGAAGTGAAGACAATCATTGTTCCGGATTCAGACTTTCACAACTTTGATCTAGACCGATCTGAAAGTTCTTTCAAAGACGACCAGATTTGGGCTGCCTATGATGATGACGACGGAATGCCACGGTTTTATGCCCGCATCCATAAGGTGATTTCTTTGAATCCCTTTAAGATGAAAATCAGCTGGCTCAATTCCAAAGGCACCAGTGAATTTGGTCCCATAGACTGGATGGGTGCTGGTTTTGCTAAAACATGTGGGGAATTTAGGTCAGGGAGACATGAATTTACAGATACACTAAACGCCTTTTCTCACAAAGTTGATTTCGCCAAAGGTGCAAGAGGATTCCTTCATATCCTTCCCAAAAAGGGACAAGTTTGGGCATTGTATCGAAATTGGTCTCCTGAGTGGGACAAGAATACCCCTGATGAAGTTAAACACAAGTATGAGATGGTGGAAGTTCTTGATGACTATATAGAAGACAAACAAAGTGTAACCGTGACTCTCTTACTCAAAGCTGAAGGATTCAGGGCAGTTTTCCGTAGAAGCACAGATGGAAACGATGTGAGGGAGATTCAAAAGGAAGAAATGTTGAGATTCTCCCATCAGGTGCCTCATTACATTCTTACAGGGAAAGAAGCTGATAACGCACCAGAAGGTTGTCTGGAACTAGACCCGGCTGCAACTCCTTAG
- the LOC104755241 gene encoding NADPH-dependent pterin aldehyde reductase, translated as MTIATPFSGAVNSVTAARTVLITGVSKGLGRALALELAKRGHTVIGCARTQEKLTALQSELSSPANHLLLTADVKLNTSVEELAHTIMEKKGVPDIIVNNAGTINKNSKIWEVSAEDFDNVMDTNVKGVANVLRHFIPLMLPRKQGIIVNLSSGWGRSGAALVAPYCASKWAIEGLSRAVAKEVAEGMAVVALNPGVINTELLTSCFGNSASLYQAPDAWAVKAATMILNLTAGDNGGSLTV; from the exons ATGACGATTGCGACGCCTTTCAGTGGGGCTGTGAACTCTGTTACGGCGGCGAGGACCGTTCTGATAACGGGGGTGAGCAAAGGTTTGGGAAGAGCCCTAGCTCTGGAGCTGGCGAAGAGAGGTCACACTGTCATAGGATGCGCTCGTACTCAAGAGAAGCTCACTGCTCTTCAATCGGAGCTCTCCTCCCCGGCTAATCATCTCCTCCTCACCGCCGATGTG AAATTAAACACCAGTGTTGAAGAACTGGCACACACTATTATGGAGAAGAAGGGTGTCCCAGATAtcattg TTAACAACGCTGGTACTATCAATAAGAACAGCAAGATTTGGGAAGTCTCTGCAGAAGATTTTGACAATGTCATGGATACAAACGTTAAAGGGGTAGCAAATGTGCTGCGTCATTTTATCCCTTTGATGCTCCCACGTAAGCAAGGGATAATTGTGAATCTGTCTTCTGGATGGGGAAGATCTGGTGCTGCCCTG GTTGCACCATACTGTGCATCGAAATGGGCGATTGAGGGTTTAAGCCGAGCGGTGGCAAAAGAGGTAGCTGAGGGAATGGCAGTGGTTGCTTTAAATCCAGGCGTGATCAACACAGAATTACTCACTTCCTGCTTTGGGAACTCAGCTTCGTTGTATCAAGCTCCTGATGCTTG GGCTGTAAAGGCTGCTACGATGATTCTGAACCTTACAGCAGGTGACAATGGCGGATCTCTCACAGTCTAA
- the LOC109124468 gene encoding dynamin-2A-like: protein MEAIDELSQLSDSMKQAASLLADEDPDETSSSKRPSTFLNVVALGNVGAGKSAVLNSLIGHPVLPTGENGATRAPIIIELSRESSLSSKAIILQIDSKSQQVSASALRHSLQDRLSKGASGKNRDEINLKLRTSTAPPLKLVDLPGLDQRIVDESMIAEYVQHNDAILLVIVPASQASEISSSKALKIAKEYDPESTRTIGIIGKIDQAAENSKALAAVQALLSNQGPPKTTDIPWVAIIGQSVSIASAQSGSGENSLETAWRAESESLKSILTGAPQSKLGRIALVDTLASQIRSRMKLRLPSILSGLQGKSQIVQDELARLGEQLVNSAEGTRAIALELCREFEDKFLLHVAGGEGSGWKVVASFEGNFPNRIKQLPLDRHFDLNNVKRVVLEADGYQPYLISPEKGLRSLIKIVLELAKDPARLCVDEVHRVLVDIVSASANATPGLGRYPPFKREVVAIASAALDGFKNEAKKMVVALVDMERAFVPPQHFIRLVQRRMERQRREEELKGRSSKKGQDAEQSLLSRATSPQPDGPTAGGTLKSLKDKLSPQDKETPEVSGLKTAGPEGEITAGYLMKKSAKTNGWSRRWFVLNEKTGKLGYTKKQEERNFRGTITLEECTIEEIPEDEVEKSKSSKDKKANGPDLKGPGLVFKITCKVPYKTVLKAHNALVLKAESVVDKNEWINKLQKVIQARGGQVGSVSMRQSLSEGSLDKMVRKPIDPEEELRWMSQEVRGYVEAVLNSLAANVPKAVVLCQVEKSKEDMLNQLYSSISAIGNERIESLIQEDQNVKRRRDRYQKQSSLLSKLTRQLSIHDNRAAAASSYSDNGSTESSPRTSGGGSSGDDWMNAFNAAANGPSDSSSRYGSGGHSRRYSDPAQNGDAASPGSGSNRRTTPNRLPPAPPPTGSTYRY, encoded by the exons ATGGAGGCGATCGATGAGTTATCTCAGCTCTCAGATTCGATGAAACAGGCGGCGTCTCTGCTCGCCGATGAAGATCCCGACGAGACCTCTTCTTCCAAGCGTCCTTCCACTTTCCTCAACGTCGTAGCGCTTGGGAATGTG GGAGCTGGAAAGTCAGCAGTGTTAAACAGTTTAATTGGGCATCCAGTACTG CCGACGGGTGAGAATGGTGCTACTCGGGCTCCTATAATAATTGAATTGAGCAGGGAGAGTTCTTTAAGCAGCAAGGCTATTATCTTGCAAATCGACAGTAAATCTCAACAAGTTTCTGCAA GTGCTCTAAGACATTCTCTACAAGATAGACTTAGCAAAGGGGCATCGGGGAAGAATCGTGATGAAATAAACTTAAAACTTCGTACCAGCACAG CTCCACCATTGAAATTAGTTGATCTGCCTGGACTGGACCAGAGAATTGTGGACGAGTCAATG ATTGCCGAGTACGTGCAACACAATGACGCCATACTGCTGGTTATAGTGCCTGCTAGCCAGGCATCTGAAATTTCATCATCCAAAGCCCTGAAGATTGCAAAAGAGTATGATCCAGAGA GTACTAGGACGATAGGCATTATCGGAAAAATTGACCAGGCAGCAGAGAACTCGAAAGCCCTTGCAGCTGTTCAGGCTCTTCTTTCAAATCAAGGACCTCCAAAAACAACTGACATTCCATGGGTAGCTATCATTGGCCAATCCGTTTCAATTGCGTCAGCACAGTCTGGAAGTGGGGAGAACTCTTTAGAAACTGCTTGGCGCGCTGAGAGTGAAAGTCTTAAGTCCATTTTGACTGGGGCTCCACAAAGTAAGCTTGGCAGAATTGCCTTGGTTGACACCCTTGCAAGCCAGATTCGTAGCAGAATGAAGCTCAGGCTTCCCAGTATCTTGTCCGG GCTCCAGGGTAAGTCTCAAATAGTGCAGGATGAGCTAGCGAGGCTTGGTGAACAACTAGTTAACAGTGCTGAAGGTACAAGGGCTATAGCTTTGGAGCTTTGCCGTGAGTTTGAAGACAAATTTCTTCTCCACGTGGCTGGTGGTGAA ggaAGTGGTTGGAAAGTTGTTGCAAGTTTTGAAGGAAATTTCCCCAACCGTATCAAGCAGCTTCCATTGGATAGACATTTTGACTTGAACAATGTTAAAAGG GTTGTTTTGGAGGCCGATGGTTATCAACCTTACCTTATATCTCCAGAGAAAGGGTTGAGATCGTTGATAAAAATCGTCCTTGAGTTGGCTAAAGACCCGGCACGTCTTTGTGTTGATGAG GTTCACCGAGTTCTTGTTGACATAGTTTCAGCATCTGCAAATGCTACACCTGGACTCGGGAGGTATCCTCCTTTCAAGCGAGAG GTTGTAGCTATAGCAAGTGCAGCACTTGATGGTTTCAAAAACGAAGCCAAGAAAATGGTCGTTGCACTGGTTGATATGGAACGCGCTTTTGTACCACCTCAACATTTTATCCGTCTTGTTCAAAGGAG AATGGAAAGACAACGTCGCGAGGAAGAGCTGAAAGGACGATCTTCTAAGAAGGGACAAGATGCAGAGCAGTCCCTTTTAAGCAGG GCTACTAGTCCTCAGCCAGATGGACCAACAGCTGGTGGTACCTTAAAATCATTGAAAGACAAACTAAGTCCGCAAGATAAAGAGACGCCGGAGGTCTCTGGTTTGAAAACTGCTGGACCTGAGGGGGAGATAACAGCAG GGTACTTAATGAAGAAAAGTGCAAAAACAAATGGATGGAGTAGGCGATGGTTTGTTCTGAATGAGAAAACTGGAAAG CTTGGCTAtaccaaaaaacaagaagaaagaaacttccGGGGCACTATAACTTTGGAG GAATGCACTATTGAAGAAATTCCTGAGGACGAAGTAGAAAAGTCAAAGAGCTCGAAGGACAAGAAGGCAAATGGACCTGATTTAAAAGGACCAGGCCTTGTATTTAAAATAACCTGCAAGGTTCCCTACAAGACTGTACTAAAAG CTCACAATGCTCTTGTGCTTAAGGCTGAGAGTGTAGTCGATAAAAACGAGTGGATTAATAAGTTGCAAAAGGTTATCCAGGCTCGTGGAGGCCAAGTGGGGAGTGTCTCCATGAGACAGAGTCTTTCAGAAGGTTCACTT GATAAGATGGTTAGGAAACCCATCGATCCAGAAGAGGAACTCCGGTGGATGTCCCAAGAAGTACGGGGTTATGTTGAAGCTGTTCTTAACAGCCTAGCAGCCAATGTTCCAAAG GCTGTTGTTCTTTGTCAAGTGGAGAAATCAAAGGAAGACATGCTGAATCAACTATACAGTTCTATAAG TGCAATAGGCAATGAAAGAATTGAGTCATTGATTCAAGAGGATCAAAATGTCAAAAGACGAAGAGACCGTTACCAGAAACAATCCTCTCTTCTTTCTAAGCTCACTAGGCAGCTTAGCATTCACGACAACCGAGCAGCGGCTGCTTCAAGTTATTCCGACAATGGTAGCACTG AAAGTAGCCCAAGAACAAGTGGTGGTGGTTCTTCAGGGGACGACTGGATGAATGCTTTCAACGCCGCTGCTAATGGACCCTCAGACTCATCGTCAAGGTACGGTTCCGGTGGTCACAGCCGTCGCTACAGTGACCCTGCGCAGAATGGAGATGCAGCATCACCAGGCTCTGGTAGCAACCGCCGCACCACCCCCAATAGGTTGCCACCAGCACCACCGCCGACGGGTTCAACTTACAGGTATTAG